From the Anaerolineales bacterium genome, one window contains:
- a CDS encoding MBL fold metallo-hydrolase, translating to MAGFEWHIVPSGTTWVDPGGPFGLVPRPLWSRYQSTNQQDQVAMCMHCLLIFSDGKTIVVDNGLGDKLNDKAIRQWGLEYPEGTLLQNLAKHGVRPEDVDIVINTHLHADHCSGNTTLKDGQPVAAFPNAEYWVQRLEFADAMHPNERTRATYLPENFVPIWQAGQLRLLNGDTQVTPDLRLAVTPGHTRGLQVVVLEGGTRPAVYLNDLASFAVHFERKAWVTAYDVEPLETIRTKGFWQRWALENQALLVFEHDTVIPVGELIQDEEGKLKVTQAQL from the coding sequence ATGGCAGGCTTTGAGTGGCACATCGTTCCCAGCGGCACCACCTGGGTAGACCCAGGCGGGCCTTTCGGCCTGGTGCCGCGGCCGCTGTGGAGCCGTTATCAGAGCACCAACCAGCAGGACCAGGTGGCGATGTGCATGCACTGCCTGCTGATCTTCTCGGACGGCAAGACCATCGTGGTGGATAACGGTCTGGGCGACAAGCTGAATGACAAAGCCATCCGCCAGTGGGGGCTGGAGTATCCAGAAGGTACTTTGCTGCAGAACCTGGCCAAACACGGCGTGCGTCCCGAAGATGTGGATATCGTCATCAACACCCACCTGCACGCTGACCACTGCAGCGGCAACACCACGCTGAAAGACGGGCAGCCCGTGGCCGCTTTCCCCAACGCCGAATATTGGGTGCAGCGCCTCGAGTTTGCCGACGCCATGCACCCTAACGAGCGCACGCGGGCCACCTACCTGCCGGAGAACTTTGTGCCCATCTGGCAGGCCGGCCAGCTGCGGCTTCTGAACGGCGACACACAGGTAACGCCAGACCTGCGCCTGGCGGTGACCCCCGGCCACACCCGCGGCCTGCAGGTGGTGGTGCTGGAAGGCGGAACCCGGCCGGCCGTCTACCTGAATGACCTGGCCAGTTTTGCCGTGCACTTTGAGCGCAAGGCTTGGGTAACCGCCTACGACGTGGAGCCGCTGGAAACCATCCGCACCAAAGGCTTCTGGCAGCGCTGGGCACTGGAAAATCAGGCGCTGCTGGTCTTTGAGCACGACACGGTCATCCCGGTGGGCGAGCTGATCCAAGACGAAGAGGGCAAACTCAAAGTCACCCAAGCCCAATTGTGA